In Flavobacterium gelatinilyticum, a genomic segment contains:
- a CDS encoding helix-turn-helix domain-containing protein, with protein MVVKSEFEKLGLHTISVELGEVELENEITEDQKDTLLQNLQNLGFDLLDDKKSKTIEKIKNLIVDLVHHKNNELKTNLSDYLVENLNQDYNSLSNLFSEIENTTIEKYFISQKIEKVKELLIYNELSLSEIADLLNYSNVAHLSNQFKKITGFTPTSFKQSKDKKRIQIENL; from the coding sequence ATGGTTGTGAAGTCTGAGTTTGAAAAGCTCGGACTTCATACTATTTCTGTTGAACTTGGCGAGGTGGAATTAGAAAACGAAATAACAGAAGATCAAAAAGACACATTACTTCAAAATCTTCAAAATTTAGGTTTTGATCTGCTCGATGATAAAAAAAGCAAAACAATCGAAAAGATAAAAAATCTGATTGTCGATTTGGTTCATCATAAAAACAACGAGCTAAAAACCAACCTGTCTGATTATTTGGTAGAAAATCTAAATCAGGATTATAATTCATTGAGTAATTTGTTTTCTGAAATCGAAAATACGACGATTGAAAAATATTTCATCAGCCAGAAAATCGAGAAAGTAAAAGAACTTCTTATTTACAATGAACTTTCTTTAAGCGAAATTGCCGATTTACTCAATTACAGCAATGTAGCGCATTTAAGCAATCAGTTTAAAAAAATTACAGGTTTTACGCCTACTTCGTTTAAGCAGTCAAAAGATAAAAAACGCATTCAGATTGAGAATTTGTAG
- a CDS encoding DUF3347 domain-containing protein: MKNLIQAVLAAITIVFSVNMITANEMKSKINSEEVLASSELQSVFDNYFAVKDALIKSDAKTTSAKAATLLTAITAVKMDKLKSNEHTVWMKVVKKLTADAKAISSNTDIKKQRESFKSLSKNTYDLIKVSNPEQPVYKQYCPMADADWLSKEKAVKNPYYGSSMLTCGNVVETIK, from the coding sequence ATGAAAAATTTAATACAAGCTGTTTTAGCAGCAATCACCATAGTATTTTCTGTAAACATGATTACAGCAAACGAAATGAAATCAAAAATAAACAGCGAAGAAGTTCTCGCTTCCAGCGAACTGCAGTCTGTTTTCGATAATTATTTTGCCGTAAAAGATGCCTTAATTAAAAGTGATGCCAAGACAACTTCGGCAAAAGCAGCAACTTTATTAACCGCTATTACTGCTGTAAAAATGGATAAGCTAAAGAGTAACGAACATACGGTTTGGATGAAAGTGGTTAAAAAATTAACTGCCGATGCAAAAGCCATATCCTCTAATACGGATATTAAAAAACAGCGTGAGTCTTTTAAATCCTTATCTAAAAACACGTACGATCTTATAAAGGTTTCAAATCCGGAACAGCCGGTTTATAAGCAATACTGCCCAATGGCCGATGCCGACTGGTTAAGCAAAGAAAAAGCGGTTAAAAACCCTTATTACGGTTCTTCGATGTTAACTTGCGGAAACGTGGTAGAAACCATCAAGTAA
- a CDS encoding AraC family transcriptional regulator gives MPKLNQFKTLMLDEFEEEKFHLPPHSHTYYEIIYIKKGSGIHHINHNLLPYKAGDLFVISPDDEHYFDIKKSTRFIFIKFTDNYFNSKQNLTCDEFLIHTPESFMRDKILKETVLKFDEPCKTILRNTVENITKYDEYIDVANSPIVFYQILSIFGLIKETIRGMNLQMKSTHIDNEQIANYIHQNIYQPKLVQIKVIADHFNIAQTYFSAYFKRTFAISYRDYIHNLRTTLIEKRFQNNQLPIKQIAYEFGFTDESHLTNYFKKKRNMKPTDFKKL, from the coding sequence ATGCCGAAGCTAAATCAGTTCAAAACACTTATGCTCGATGAGTTTGAAGAAGAAAAATTTCATCTGCCTCCGCATTCTCATACCTATTATGAAATCATCTATATTAAAAAAGGAAGCGGCATCCATCATATAAACCACAACCTGCTGCCGTATAAAGCGGGGGATTTGTTTGTGATTTCGCCGGATGACGAGCATTACTTTGATATAAAGAAAAGTACGCGTTTTATTTTTATTAAATTCACTGATAATTATTTTAATTCAAAACAAAACCTGACCTGCGACGAATTTCTTATTCATACTCCCGAAAGTTTTATGCGGGACAAAATATTAAAGGAAACGGTTTTAAAGTTTGATGAGCCTTGCAAAACCATTTTACGAAATACGGTCGAGAACATTACGAAATATGATGAATATATTGACGTTGCCAATTCGCCGATTGTTTTTTATCAAATCCTCTCGATTTTTGGTTTGATAAAAGAAACGATTCGTGGTATGAATCTTCAAATGAAATCTACGCATATCGATAACGAACAAATTGCCAATTATATTCATCAGAACATTTATCAGCCTAAACTGGTTCAGATTAAAGTAATTGCCGATCATTTTAATATTGCCCAAACGTATTTTAGTGCTTATTTTAAAAGGACTTTTGCCATTAGCTACCGCGATTACATTCATAATTTAAGAACTACTCTGATCGAAAAAAGGTTCCAGAATAATCAGCTGCCCATTAAACAGATTGCGTACGAGTTTGGTTTTACTGATGAAAGCCATCTGACGAATTATTTTAAAAAGAAAAGAAATATGAAGCCAACGGATTTTAAAAAGCTTTAG
- a CDS encoding MFS transporter: protein MKKSLIALSFGGLTIGITEFVMMGLLPDIASDMKVSIPVAGYLISAYALGVVIGAPLLVILGRNFPPKKMLLILALMLTVFNALSIIAPSYNILFASRFLSGLPHGAFFGVGAVVASRLADKGKEAQAIAIMFSGLTLANLIGVPIGTYIGHNFIWRYTFVLIAFVGLLTFLFISLWMPKLEKAETVNMKEQLQFFKRTDAWLIIGITAIGFGGLFAWISYIAPLLTNVSKFDEGDVSYILILAGLGMVVGNFAGGKLADKYSPAPTTLALLFIMSVDLILVYFFSSNQYVSLFLTFLTGAISFSVIAPIQMLMIRTAKGAEMIASASLQGSFNIGNALGAFLGGLPLAAGYSYASPNLIGVGMSIIGMLITLTLIKIHQNDLKLQKA from the coding sequence ATGAAAAAAAGTCTTATTGCGTTGTCATTCGGAGGTTTAACAATCGGTATAACCGAGTTTGTAATGATGGGTCTTCTTCCGGATATCGCTTCAGATATGAAAGTAAGCATTCCGGTTGCCGGATATTTAATTTCGGCATATGCCTTAGGAGTTGTAATAGGCGCTCCTTTATTAGTAATTCTTGGAAGAAATTTTCCACCCAAAAAAATGCTGTTAATTTTAGCCCTAATGTTAACCGTTTTTAATGCGTTATCGATAATTGCACCTTCTTATAATATATTGTTTGCGTCCCGATTTTTATCAGGACTGCCTCACGGTGCTTTTTTTGGAGTGGGAGCAGTTGTGGCGAGCCGACTTGCCGATAAAGGGAAAGAAGCACAAGCGATTGCAATTATGTTTTCCGGATTAACACTGGCCAATTTAATCGGCGTTCCTATCGGAACCTATATAGGTCACAATTTTATCTGGCGTTATACCTTTGTATTAATTGCTTTTGTGGGGCTGCTTACTTTTTTGTTTATTTCCTTATGGATGCCAAAATTAGAAAAAGCAGAAACCGTAAATATGAAAGAACAATTACAGTTTTTTAAACGAACAGATGCCTGGCTGATTATTGGAATCACTGCTATTGGATTTGGCGGTTTGTTTGCATGGATCAGCTACATTGCACCTTTATTAACGAATGTTTCCAAATTTGATGAGGGCGATGTTTCGTATATCTTAATTCTGGCAGGACTGGGTATGGTGGTTGGAAATTTTGCCGGCGGTAAACTGGCGGATAAATATTCGCCTGCGCCAACTACACTGGCTTTATTATTTATTATGTCAGTCGATTTGATTTTGGTTTATTTCTTCTCTTCAAATCAATATGTATCGTTGTTTTTGACATTTTTAACGGGAGCCATTTCCTTCTCGGTTATTGCGCCAATCCAGATGCTGATGATCCGGACTGCAAAAGGAGCAGAGATGATTGCTTCGGCTTCTCTTCAGGGAAGTTTTAATATTGGGAACGCATTAGGGGCATTTCTGGGAGGACTTCCTTTGGCAGCAGGATACAGTTATGCTTCGCCAAATTTAATTGGAGTAGGGATGTCTATAATAGGAATGCTTATTACACTTACTTTAATAAAAATTCACCAAAATGATCTAAAGCTTCAAAAAGCTTAG
- a CDS encoding SusC/RagA family TonB-linked outer membrane protein: protein MNFKNLNKGTNCCFAVVFLLCLLMGSRAHAQTVTIEGTVKDAAGLSLPGVNVLEKGTKNGVSTDFDGRYKIKLTNPKAVISFSFIGFKTVDVPASGKTKVDAVLQEDANSLNEVVVIGYGTAKKSDLTGAVSTISGTDLKKVPVANVAEALTGRIAGVQVTASEGSPDADIKIRVRGGGSLTQDASPLIIVDGFPINNMNDISSSDIETMTVLKDAASTAIYGSRGANGVILITTKSGKDGKIQVNFNMFYGMKTMAKEIDVLSPDDYTKWQYEYALLSQTGTKLPSNPESYTKYFGNWEDRDMYSSLKGNNWQKQIFGRRGEVQSRDLGIRGGTDKLNYNFNYAHYDEKAIMLGSNYKRNNLALALKSKISDKIDIGFTMRYSDTEIDGGGVNEQNEKSSADSRMRTIVGYAPIPVPGLTSEDAAGDGSEVLINPLTSIYDNERQQFRKNFNMLGSFGWEIVDNLKLKVDLGLDNFNTLDYRFYGRSTYYVANSPIGPLQGKPAMIMADGKDKRFRNANTLNYDFKKIMGGDHHLNALVGQESITYTSNTVTSTIHGYPDFFGFDKAKTLTTQGTPQAVDNYYSPDDKLLSFFGRANYDYKNRYIFSATFRADGSSKFSEQNRWGYFPAFAAGWKISEENFLKDKNWVSLLKIRASYGEAGNNNIPVGQQIQIFQSTPTTWINGVTSIWAPSKTMPNPDLKWETTVTQNAGLDFGFFKNRLSGNIDIYKNITSDLLINFPVAGSGYDFQYRNMGETQNTGFEATLNVVAIEKEKYGLNFSFNMAVNKNRINSLGVMNNFGAATGWASTQIGDDYLIEVGSSLGTMYGYKNDGRYEVSDFDYVGGKYVLKAGVTPTATTLVGDGSSLKPGDMKLKDVNGDGKVDLKDKTVIGNVNPKSSGGFVINGNAYGFDLMAAFNWSIGNEVYNADKIEFSTASGSGQYKNLNSTMADGKRWTNLDPVSGQLVTEPAALEALNANTTMWSPYMRSAIFTDWAVEDASFLRLNTLTLGYTAPEMFTSKLGVSKLRFYLTATNVFVWTNYTGSDPEVSTRRKNPLTPGVDSSPYPRSRQMIFGMNLNF from the coding sequence ATGAATTTTAAAAATTTAAACAAAGGAACAAATTGTTGCTTTGCCGTTGTTTTTTTATTGTGCCTTCTAATGGGGAGTCGAGCCCACGCTCAGACCGTTACGATTGAAGGTACAGTCAAAGATGCAGCCGGGCTTTCTCTTCCGGGAGTTAACGTACTGGAAAAGGGAACTAAGAACGGAGTTTCTACAGACTTTGACGGACGTTACAAGATTAAACTCACTAATCCTAAAGCTGTAATAAGCTTTTCTTTCATCGGATTTAAAACTGTTGATGTTCCTGCTTCAGGAAAAACCAAAGTCGATGCGGTTTTGCAGGAAGATGCCAACAGTCTTAATGAGGTTGTGGTAATTGGATACGGTACCGCGAAAAAATCTGATTTAACAGGAGCGGTTTCTACCATTTCAGGAACTGATTTGAAAAAAGTACCGGTGGCAAATGTCGCTGAGGCTTTAACAGGTAGAATTGCCGGGGTACAGGTAACTGCCTCAGAAGGTTCTCCGGATGCTGATATTAAAATTAGAGTTCGTGGAGGAGGTTCTCTTACTCAGGATGCTTCACCATTAATTATTGTGGATGGATTTCCAATAAACAATATGAACGATATTTCTTCATCTGATATTGAAACAATGACCGTTTTAAAAGATGCGGCTTCTACTGCCATATATGGTTCTCGTGGTGCAAACGGGGTAATTCTTATTACTACAAAAAGCGGGAAAGACGGGAAAATTCAGGTAAATTTTAATATGTTTTACGGTATGAAAACAATGGCGAAAGAAATCGATGTTCTGTCGCCTGATGATTATACAAAATGGCAGTACGAATATGCTTTGCTTTCACAAACCGGAACAAAATTACCTTCTAATCCGGAATCTTATACTAAGTATTTTGGAAATTGGGAAGATCGCGATATGTACAGCAGTTTAAAGGGGAATAACTGGCAAAAACAGATTTTTGGACGCAGAGGCGAGGTGCAGAGCCGTGATTTAGGAATTAGAGGAGGTACAGATAAGCTTAATTATAATTTTAATTATGCGCATTATGATGAAAAAGCCATCATGCTGGGTTCTAATTACAAAAGAAATAACCTTGCTTTGGCTTTAAAAAGCAAAATAAGCGACAAGATTGATATTGGTTTTACGATGCGTTATTCAGATACTGAGATTGATGGCGGAGGAGTAAACGAACAAAATGAAAAATCTTCGGCAGATTCACGTATGCGTACCATTGTAGGTTATGCACCAATTCCGGTGCCGGGTTTAACGTCAGAAGATGCAGCCGGAGATGGTTCAGAAGTACTGATTAATCCTTTGACTTCTATTTATGATAACGAACGTCAGCAGTTTCGTAAGAACTTTAATATGTTAGGAAGCTTTGGATGGGAAATTGTAGATAATTTAAAATTGAAAGTAGATTTAGGTCTGGATAATTTCAATACTTTGGATTATCGTTTTTACGGACGCAGTACATATTATGTAGCGAATAGTCCAATTGGTCCATTACAAGGCAAGCCGGCTATGATTATGGCTGACGGTAAAGATAAAAGGTTTAGAAATGCGAATACACTAAACTACGATTTCAAAAAAATAATGGGCGGCGATCATCATTTGAATGCCCTTGTTGGACAGGAAAGCATCACTTATACTTCTAATACTGTAACTAGTACTATTCATGGATATCCTGATTTTTTTGGTTTTGATAAAGCAAAAACATTAACAACACAAGGAACACCACAGGCAGTAGATAATTATTACAGCCCGGATGATAAATTATTGTCATTCTTTGGGCGTGCTAATTATGATTACAAGAACCGTTACATATTCTCTGCTACTTTTCGTGCAGATGGATCTAGTAAGTTCTCAGAACAAAATCGTTGGGGCTACTTTCCGGCTTTTGCTGCAGGATGGAAAATTTCTGAAGAGAATTTCCTGAAAGATAAAAACTGGGTAAGTCTTTTAAAAATAAGAGCGAGTTATGGTGAGGCAGGAAATAATAATATTCCTGTTGGACAGCAAATTCAAATTTTTCAATCTACACCAACAACCTGGATCAATGGAGTTACCAGTATATGGGCACCTTCTAAAACAATGCCTAATCCTGATTTGAAATGGGAAACAACAGTTACTCAGAATGCTGGTTTGGATTTTGGATTTTTCAAAAATCGTCTGAGCGGTAATATCGATATCTATAAGAATATTACCAGCGACTTATTAATAAATTTCCCGGTTGCAGGATCTGGATATGATTTCCAATACCGTAACATGGGAGAAACTCAAAATACAGGTTTCGAAGCTACTTTAAATGTCGTTGCTATCGAAAAAGAAAAATATGGATTGAATTTCTCATTTAATATGGCTGTAAACAAAAACCGTATTAATTCACTAGGAGTTATGAATAATTTCGGCGCCGCTACAGGATGGGCTTCTACGCAAATAGGTGATGATTACCTGATCGAGGTAGGGTCTTCACTTGGAACTATGTATGGGTATAAAAATGACGGAAGATATGAAGTTTCAGACTTTGATTATGTTGGCGGAAAGTATGTTTTAAAAGCAGGTGTAACTCCTACTGCAACTACTTTGGTAGGAGACGGAAGTTCTCTTAAACCGGGAGATATGAAATTGAAAGATGTTAACGGAGACGGTAAAGTAGATTTAAAAGATAAAACAGTTATTGGAAATGTGAATCCTAAAAGCTCAGGTGGTTTTGTAATCAATGGTAATGCTTACGGGTTTGATTTAATGGCAGCTTTTAACTGGAGTATTGGAAACGAGGTATATAATGCTGATAAAATTGAATTTTCGACAGCTTCGGGTTCAGGACAGTATAAGAATTTAAATTCTACTATGGCTGATGGAAAAAGATGGACCAATCTGGATCCTGTTTCAGGTCAGTTAGTAACAGAACCAGCAGCATTAGAAGCACTTAATGCGAATACAACTATGTGGTCTCCGTATATGAGAAGCGCCATCTTTACAGACTGGGCAGTCGAAGACGCATCATTTTTAAGATTGAATACATTAACATTAGGGTATACAGCTCCCGAAATGTTTACCTCTAAACTTGGTGTTTCTAAATTAAGATTCTACCTGACGGCAACCAATGTTTTTGTTTGGACCAACTACACGGGTTCTGATCCGGAAGTTTCAACGAGAAGAAAAAATCCGTTGACACCAGGGGTTGATTCAAGTCCATATCCAAGAAGCAGACAAATGATTTTTGGAATGAATCTTAATTTCTAA
- a CDS encoding RagB/SusD family nutrient uptake outer membrane protein — MKHKILIAGLIISGLFTSCQQFEDDYLDTDTPSTLDRSVIFASAELAKGAVDGIKVPFAETNSYRGRFLPYYGLNTDTEWYNTSQTAGDKADLCVYDAKPGNTEMNTTTNAYAMMFAGIERANTCIAGIREFGNPLPDTEMGQLLGEALTLRAIYYADLLKAWGDVPARFEPITTATLYLPKSSRDVIYKQLIADLGEASTLVAWPNENAYTATVEHVNRAFVKGFRARLALAASGYQQYPDGVRRSNDPDLSVAKMYALALKESREVIESGSAHLESTFEGLWRKYNQEITTAGGESLWELPFADGRGRMLFTFAVRHTAASDQFQANGANRGGAAGPLPFIFYDYDQTDSRRDVTCVPYKWGTTVPGTPFPIAKQELGSLDTWYFGKYRYEWMTRRVTSDNDDGVNKMYMRYAEVLLIAAETANELEGPGAAMPYLKEIRRRSFPAAVQAEKVENYVNTKNSKEAMFNAIVEENKFEFTGEMERKQALIRWNMLKTKLDEAKQKMTDLAARTGAYADVPATLYYKYKDDNVSLDIYGLNRGETTNPGAAYSSVAWTWTGATAETKISSLYKVGVNPDNRQFWPIWQVFIDASNGQLKNDFGY, encoded by the coding sequence ATGAAACATAAAATATTAATAGCAGGATTGATAATTTCGGGTTTATTTACTTCCTGCCAGCAATTTGAAGACGACTATTTAGATACCGATACACCTTCAACATTAGACAGATCTGTGATTTTTGCTTCGGCTGAACTGGCAAAAGGAGCGGTTGACGGAATTAAAGTGCCATTTGCAGAAACGAACTCCTATAGAGGAAGATTCCTGCCATATTATGGACTGAATACAGATACTGAATGGTATAATACTTCACAAACAGCCGGTGATAAAGCAGATTTGTGTGTTTACGATGCAAAGCCGGGTAATACAGAAATGAATACTACAACCAATGCTTACGCGATGATGTTTGCGGGTATTGAACGTGCAAATACTTGTATTGCCGGTATACGTGAATTTGGAAATCCTTTGCCGGATACAGAAATGGGACAGCTTTTAGGAGAGGCTTTAACACTTAGAGCAATTTACTATGCTGATTTACTTAAAGCCTGGGGCGATGTTCCGGCTCGTTTTGAACCTATTACTACCGCAACTTTATATTTGCCTAAATCAAGCAGAGATGTTATCTACAAACAATTAATTGCAGATTTAGGAGAGGCATCAACTCTGGTGGCATGGCCTAACGAAAATGCTTATACCGCTACTGTAGAACATGTAAACAGAGCTTTCGTAAAAGGATTCAGAGCACGTCTGGCTTTGGCAGCGAGCGGTTATCAGCAGTATCCTGACGGAGTAAGAAGAAGTAATGATCCGGATCTTTCTGTTGCCAAAATGTATGCATTGGCATTAAAAGAATCCCGTGAAGTAATCGAAAGTGGTTCTGCTCATTTGGAATCTACTTTTGAAGGATTATGGAGAAAATACAATCAGGAAATTACAACTGCGGGAGGAGAATCTCTTTGGGAACTTCCTTTTGCAGACGGACGAGGCCGTATGTTATTCACTTTTGCAGTAAGACACACAGCAGCCTCAGATCAATTTCAGGCTAATGGTGCTAATCGTGGAGGGGCAGCAGGTCCGTTGCCATTTATTTTCTACGATTATGACCAGACTGATTCCCGCAGAGACGTTACCTGCGTGCCTTATAAATGGGGTACTACTGTACCGGGAACTCCGTTTCCTATTGCTAAACAGGAATTAGGTTCGTTAGATACCTGGTATTTTGGTAAATACCGTTATGAATGGATGACACGAAGAGTTACTTCAGACAATGATGACGGAGTTAACAAAATGTACATGCGTTATGCTGAAGTGCTTCTTATTGCGGCTGAAACAGCAAACGAACTAGAAGGTCCGGGAGCAGCAATGCCATATTTAAAAGAAATTAGAAGAAGATCATTTCCTGCAGCAGTTCAGGCTGAAAAAGTAGAAAACTATGTAAACACTAAAAACAGCAAAGAAGCAATGTTTAATGCTATCGTTGAAGAAAATAAGTTTGAGTTTACCGGAGAAATGGAGCGTAAACAAGCACTTATCCGCTGGAATATGCTTAAAACAAAACTTGACGAAGCAAAACAAAAAATGACAGATTTAGCGGCCCGTACAGGAGCATATGCTGATGTGCCGGCTACTTTGTACTACAAGTATAAAGACGATAACGTAAGTTTGGACATCTATGGATTAAACAGAGGAGAAACAACAAATCCGGGTGCAGCGTATTCATCTGTTGCCTGGACATGGACCGGTGCCACTGCAGAAACTAAGATAAGTTCATTGTACAAAGTGGGAGTTAATCCTGATAACAGACAATTCTGGCCGATTTGGCAGGTGTTTATTGATGCAAGTAATGGTCAGTTAAAAAATGATTTTGGTTATTAA